The genomic window GCTGTGTACTTCTGAATCATCTTCTAAGGCATCATCTACAAGAGCGTTAATGGTGCTTGCATTTGCACCTAAAGCGCTTGCTGCTTTTACTCCCGCTTGTATATCGGCTGAGTGCAGTGAACCCAAATGTAAACCTCCGTGGTTCACACTAGCGATATAAGCTCCACCTTTAAATATTTGTACTGAACTTTCACCGCTTATAGCTTCATATCCACTCGGTAAAGCATTCTGAACCGTCTGTACTGTTTTTGATTTTTTTGGTTCTTCCTTTGGTTCTTCTTTTGGTTCCTCTTGTGTTTTTTCTTCCTTCGATTCCTCTTTTGGTTCCTCTTGTGTTTTTTCTTCCTTCGATTCCTCTTTTGGTTCATCTTTCTTTTTCTTGCTTCCAGAAGACGTGTTCGTTTGATCAGAAGTGTTGGTTGTATCATTTGACTCGTTGCTAGAGTTTTTAGACGACGTGTTTGAAGAATTCGTTGATTGCTCCTCCTTTGTGCTTGTTGAGCTATCACGAGAAGAATCGGAATCATTCTTCGCTACTACACTTTGAGTATCATTCTCTTGGTCATTATCTCCTGACTGGCGACCTTCTTGTTCTTTGTTTTCTTCTTCGGTTTCCTCTTGTTCCTCTTCATCAGAATCGTTATCTTCCTCAGACTGCTCAATAAGTTTCTCCCCATGATATTGAGGTGCTTCTAATAATTCACTATCGAATGTGCGATATGTAGTAACCTTATCTTCCTGTTGCTTGTCTTGGTAATCATCATCAAAAGAATTAGCTTTACTTTCTTCTCCTTTCTGATATTTACTGACTTTTTCGTCCATTGCAATCAAAGAGGTTATAGCGACTATTAACAACGTTGCTAATCCTCCAACTAGTAAAACTCTTTTATACATGTTTATACCTTCCTTTACAAACTTTTCTATTTATTTCTCTAACCTTCATTTCGGCAATAAAAAAAGAGTCTTTAGAAGTTTGTTAATAATCTTTTATAGATTATTCCAACCCAAAAACTCTCCCTAAAATCATTATCTTATTTTAAACAATCGAACTATCTTATTTTTTTAGCACACTTAGAATATTTTCATATATTTCAAAGGGGAGATGTTTATCCCCACCCTCGGCCCGACTAATTGTGTTTTCTGTAAAATCAAACCCTTTTTATTAGCTTGATCAATTAGCTCAGAGGTTGTTAATTTTAACTCACTCCGAATTTTAATTGAGGATATTCAAACAACGTATAACATTTATACTCATGTTTCAAAAAAGAAAAAAGATGAGGTTGCTAAAAACTTCGCCAAATATATATCTAATTAACGACTAAATTATTTTTTGTGAGTCAATGTGAGTCATTTGTGAGTCATTTTCACAAAAACAGAAAAAACCTCTCTTCCATATTAAATGAAAGAGAGGTTTTGAGTGTTTGTATAAGCAAAACTTAACGTTTTGAGAACTGTGGTGCACGACGAGCGCCTTTAAGACCGTATTTCTTACGTTCTTTGATGCGGTCGTCACGAGTTAAGAATCCTGCTCGTTTTAGAGTAGTACGGTATTCAGGGTCAGCTTTAAGCAACGCACGAGCAATTCCTAGACGGATTGCACCTGCTTGACCAGTGAAACCTCCACCATTTACGTTTACTAATACGTCATAGTTACCAACGTTTTCAGTCGCTTCAAGCGGCTGGTTGATTACTAGGCGTAGAGTTTCGTGTGGGAAGAAATCTTCCGCATCTACATTATTTACAACGACTTTTCCGTTTCCAGGGACAAGTCGTACGCGTGCTACAGAGCTCTTACGACGTC from Halalkalibacillus sediminis includes these protein-coding regions:
- the rpsI gene encoding 30S ribosomal protein S9; the protein is MAQVQYYGTGRRKSSVARVRLVPGNGKVVVNNVDAEDFFPHETLRLVINQPLEATENVGNYDVLVNVNGGGFTGQAGAIRLGIARALLKADPEYRTTLKRAGFLTRDDRIKERKKYGLKGARRAPQFSKR